CTGAGTTCCATTGTGGCAGCCCAACGGGGGCGGCAGCCCAGCGGGGACGGAACCCCAGCTCCGACCCCTCACACTGCTTCCGCCCTTACCGGCGCCACTTCCGCTGAGGCCTCTACTTCCGCCCTTACTAAGGCGTCCGTAAACCCAGCACTTCCGCTCTCTCGCAAGCCATTTTCCAAAGGTCTTTGCTTTCTGCACCTAACCAACAGTCAGCCAATCAGAGTCTGCGTGAGGCCCCAGCCGACGCTAATTGGTACCCGCCGCCTGGCCCGGGTTCTGAGCGCCGGTTTGGACACCCTAGCTCCAGCTAGGCGAGGGTGCGCGAGCCTgcattgctgtggactctggggtacCTCGGCATCGCTCCCAAGAGCTTCTGCTGAGACAAGCATCTTGCGGCCCTGGCAACTCAACCCTCCCCCGGCTCACAGGGCACAGCAATCAACCCCCAAATTCCGATGGACCCCGCAGGGGGAGCGGCGAGGCCCGGGCGCTTCTTTGGCGTCTACCTGCTCTACTGCCTGAACCCTCGGCACCGGGGCCGCGTCTACGTGGGGTTCACCGTCAACCCTGCTCGTCGGGTGCAGCAGCACAACAGGGGCCGCAAAAAAGGCGGGGCCTGGCGGACCAGTGGGCGCGGGCCCTGGTAAGAGGGGGGGCGGGTCATCGTCAGGAGGGCTTCTAGGAGAAGGCGGGGCTGGCGGGGGAGACGCCCGCTGAGAGGGGCCGGGCCAGGCCAGCGAGAGTGGGCCGGGCCGGCGTGGGGACCTGGGGGCGGGGTCCTAGTGACGAGGGCGGGACTGTCGcgggggagaagggggagtggggaggcggAGCCCTGTGACTCTGGGCTGTGGGTCTTAGAGGAGGGGGTTGGGTGGGAAGGGGACTGATGATCGAGGTTTGATCCCCCGACAGGGGGCTTGGTGAACAAGACTGGGCTGGAACAGGGAAAGCCCGGAAGGGAGAGGAACGGAGGAGGGCTGTTAAATACCTGTGACTGGAGGCGGGGCCTGAGGTTAGCGGATGCGAGGGGACATACCCCCATGAAGGGGGCAGGGCTTCGTGGGCTAGGCTTGAAGCCGGGGTAGGGCTGGAGGTGCATCACGGCGAGGGGATTCGGTCCTACACGGGGTGGGGCGGCGGGCTCTCAGGCCAAGCCTTCATTCTCTTCCCCAGGGAGATGGTGCTCATCGTACACGGCTTCCCCTCTGCCGTGGCCGCCCTTCGGGTAAGAAAGGAGACGGGGGTGGGGGCCGCGGGAGGACGGGGGCTGGGGCTTGGGGCCTTCCCGGGGCGGCCCTCTTCCCCGATCGGCCCTAAAGGTCAGCACTTCGCACCCGCAGTTCGAGTGGGCCTGGCAGCACCCGCAGGCCTCGCGCCGCTTGGCGCACGTGGGCCCGCGCCTGCGCAGTGAGGCCGCCTTCGCCTTCCACCTGCGCGTGCTGGCGCACATGCTGCGCGCGCCGCCCTGGGCGCGCCTCCCGCTCACCGTGCGCTGGCTGCGCGCCGACTTCCGCCAGGACCTCTGCCCGCTGCCGCCGCCTCACGTGCCGCTGGCCTTCGGGCCTCCGCCGCCCGGGGCCCCGGCCCCGAGGCGCCACGCAGGTCCCGCCGCGGACCCCGAGTCGTGCGAGTCCGACGCCGAGGCCCGCTGCACCCTGTGCGCGCGCGAGCTCCAGGTAGGATGCTCCACCCTGTCCCCGGGTCAGGGGGGTCTGGGGTCCAGAGGACTCAGGATCAAGCTGTTTCTTGAGGGACCGGGCAGGTCATTGACACCCTTTGGCCACTCTGCCCCCATCTCTAAAAGGGGGATTGTAGTGCTTGCGGCCGTTCTTCAACGCCAGTATCCtccgcctcagggcctttgcccttcCCCTTTGACTGGAAGGTTCTTCCCTAGATCTTCCGCCTTGGTGAAATGCCACCCCTCTTCCGTGAGGTCTTCCTTGGCTCTCCAACTGAAATTGCCACTCTTTCTTGTAGACTTCTCTGGCTTCCTTCAACACTTATGATTGTCCGACGTACCGTATATTTACCTTATTATCACTCCCTGCcagcggcccccccccccccccccccccccgccccaccgtACTAAACTACAACGGGCATCTAGTTACTTTTCACTGCTGTAGAACAGGGTCTGGTACGGAGCAGGtggccaataaatatttaataaattaatcgAGACGATGAGTCTAGCTTCTAAATGTAAGTTGAATTCTTGCCATTCAGAGATTAAGTGACCTGCCTGAGAGCATTCAGCCTGTAAGGAACTCTAGGTCTGGCTGTCCTGGCCATCCTGTTACATAATCACTCCTAACACTCAGAGAAAACTGGCCAGCCTAGTCCCTGTGGGCAAGTATTTTCAcgtctctgtgtctcagtttcctcatctgtaaaatacaacAAATAGTATCAATGGCGCATGCCTCGTAAGGTTGTTTGCCCTTGGAACAACGTAAAGCCCTTGGCACAGTGTCTGGTCCCTAGAAATCCTTCACCTTTGTTAGCTACATCATTAGTCCCCGTTTTCTCTCTTACCTGCCTGCCACCTCTGAAAGGATGAAGAGGGCCCCCTGTATTGCCCCCACCCTGGCTGCTCCCTAAGGGCCCATGTGATCTGCCTGGCAGAGGAGTTCCTGCAGGAGGAACCAGAACAGCTTCTGCCCCTAGAGGGCCAATGCCCTGGGTGAGTCCAGCACCCCTACCCCAACCTGGTTTAGCTCTGGGAAGATGGTGCCCCGTTGTCCAAGTCCAGGCCTGGGGTAGCCAAGTCCTCATCTTGGCACCCAGGTCCTGGCCTGGAGGAGGCTTGTGGTCCTGACTCTGCCTCCTGCCACCCACACCCCTTGGTAGCTGTAAGAACTCACTGCTGTGGGGAGACCTGATCTGGCTGTGCCGGATGGGCaccgaggaggaagaggaggactcGGAACTAGAAGAGGTGAGAGGTGGCTTGGGCCCCAGCCTCCCTAGCCCACCCCGTCTCCTGGGCTGCCTTTCATCAACCCTCTTGTCTCCACAGGAACACTGGACCGACATGCTAGAGACCTGATCCTCAGCGCCCCCAACCTCTGCCCACTCCTTTTCTGTGTCACCCCCTGCAGGTCTGGGCAGTTTTTACTTGAGTACAATAAAAAGTCTGAATTAAGGGTACCTTCTGGTGTTtgctggggtggggcggggggagtggggtgggaggcagaggcccTGCCAGTCCCTGGGGCCTGaggaggacagagggggaaagggTCAGCGGCCCCAGCACGGACCAACCTCTGAAGTCACACAGTCCTTTGAGGGCTTGGGAGACTCACACCGTGGCCACAGAGCCCCCCGCCACCTGCAGTGTCCAGCTTGACTCTGGGCTTTAATCCAAATAGTAAAGACAAAGGCTGAGGAGGAGAGGGTATGCTCTCCCCCAGCGGGTCCTGTGGCTCTCTAAGCGCCAGCTCCTCATCGCTGTCTGCAGAGCCTCGTTCATACCCACAGAAAGGAAAGCAACTCCGAGTGAGGCCTCGTGCTATCCCACAGGAGCTGCCTTCCCACGGGAGCCGTGGAGCTGGGGCTCACTCCCAGGGTTGTTTGACTTAAGCATTCTGGCTCTTTCCTATCCTGTGCTGCCTCAAAAAGAGGCTGCCCTGCTCAACTCCGCCCAAAACCCCATCACCCTGCCTACACACATGCCTCTGGGCTGGCCTTGGGGCCACAGCCAGAAATTCCTGGGATGTTTGGGCTGCTGGGGGCCTGTGGGCTGCCTTCCACCAGAACCACTGGCATCTTCAAGACTGGCTTGGAGCCATCAGGAGGGGGAGTGTCCCATGTTTCCCCATCACTCCTCTGCCCTTTCTAGACCGGGTGCATCCGGGAAAGCTGTCTATTGGCCCCTCTGCAGGGGTGGAGTTCGTGGGTGGGTCAGGAGCCAGGTCTGTAGCTCAAaacaccaaaaagcaaaaaaggaaaatactgcaCCCTTGTGAATAGTTTCCGTTTTCTATTTTCTACAGACTAAACCCACATCTTGGGTTTTCAGGCCAGTCTAAGGTTGGTTCCGTTTGGGTGCCGAGGAGGGTAGCACAGAGGGGCCCTCCCACCCCAAACGTTtttcactccttccttcctggacAACTGCCAAGTCCCAGTGCTGGCCCAAGGTCCCTCCCATTTTGGACCTATAAAACCTTTGGCTCAGAGAGCAGTCCTGCACTCACCATACCTCACCCGCTCTAGACGTGGTCACCAGGCCAAGATCTAGAGAAGTCAGGTGAGAGCAAGGTTGGGGGCGGGCTGCGCTGGACCTCCCTCGCCTTGTGCTGCGGGCTCCTATCCTGGCTGCTGGCTCCTGTCCTGTCGCTTGATCTCTCTGCTCCCGCATCTCACATCCTGCCCTTCCCCCGGGATTGCCCCCTCCGTCTTCAGCCCTTCCCCCGGGATTGCCCCCCTCCGTCTTCAGCCTGCCTGAAtaatcccttccttctctccccccccatccccttcctcttcctccccttctccccctccctatccccttcctcctcccccttctccccttcctctgcctcctctccttccctcctccccctccccctctgagTCATCAGTTTTGCCTACTTGCATACCAGACCCTGATCCCCAAAACAGTTGCTCAATTGTCTGTGTTTTTTCCCAAGCAGGAGAGGGTGGCGGGGCAAGCAGGGTCTCAGGCCCAGCTGGTCTTTGGGAGTTTTCCATCTTTGAGGGGCCAGGGGAGCTCAAGTTGGGGACATCAGGGAGCAGCCCACCAGGATTAGACCTAGAgccaaaggaggaagagaaagaaagctgGGGGCTGGCAGAGAGTTCAGCAGGCAGGCCCCAGAGTAGGTTTTCTCAAGTGCACGTTGGAATCCCCTGGAGAGCTTCCGAAAAACTGCTCTCTGGGTCCCATCCCCAGAGAGTGATTTAATTGGTTTGGGATTTTAAAAGCTCTGCAGACAAATACAAATGCAGCCTGAGTTGTGACCCACCACCTGAGCACTGGATCAAGCTTTGAATCCCACCCCCACTGCTGACTAGCTCTGTGAGCGTGGGCAGGTGGCTCCCTCagccttcagtttcctcaccttaaAGCAAGAATTGAACAGCTGGCACCAGTGTGATATTATTAAAGGAAGGAGCCACACTCTGGCCCCCGTCACGCAGCAGCATGGAGCTGATCCAGGACACATCCCGCCCACCGCTGGAGTACGTGAAGGGCATCCCTCTCATCAAGTACTTTGCAGAGGCACTGGGGTCACTGCAGAGCTTTGAAGCCTGGCCCGATGACCTGCTCATCAGCACCTACCCCAAATCTGGTAGGTGTTGAGGGCACCCGTgcctctcctgggctgcagtccccaCTTTGAGCTGGGAGGAGCCTGCCCTCAGCCCTGCTCATCTCCCGGTTCCCTTCCTCTCCAGGCACCACCTGGGTAAGCGAGATCCTGGACCTGATCTACCAACGTGGCGACCTGGAGAAGTGTCAGAGAGCCCCCATCTTCATACGGGTGCCCTTCCTTGAGTTCAAGGTCCCTGGGGTTCCCACAGGTGTGTGGTAGGGTGCTGGGGGCAAGCGGAGCAGAGGTAGGTAGGACTTGGGCTCCAGCTCAGCAGACTTTTCCCCACCTACGGCTTAGGTATTGAGACTCTGGAAGATACACCAGCCCCGCGGCTCCTCAAGACACACTTACCCCTGACCCTGCTTCCCCAGAGCCTGCTGGATCAGAAGGTCAAGGTGAATGACAGAGGAAGCCAGGGAAGAAGGCTGCTGGGGCCATCCCAGCTTTGGCCCTGCCTTTTCGCAAGGTCTCACTTCCTCCAGCCTGGTCTCATCttaaggggggcggggggcatctGCCTGATGCTCTAGTGGAGTCAGGTTTCTGATGAAAATGGGAATCCTCTGGGCACAGTCTGGGTGCTCACAGGCCCATGGAGGAGGGGCTGGTGGGAATCTGGCATGCCTTGTTCCAAATTCGGGCAGAGTGGCATTGAGGGGATTAGATTAGTATAAAATACGGCTTCAGGGACCAGCCCAGAGTTCGTCAGCAGAgcagggttcaagtcccagctcagtCTGGCCCACACCATGGCACTGCAAGTGAGTCAGCCTCTAGACTGGTTTCTCCCTTAGCCAAACTGAGTGAACCTCCCTGGCAAGGATGCTGTGAAGGGTGGGACACCTAGTGCCTGGCATGcggggtggtgatggtgctgggggtgggggtcatcTGCTCCTCCAGGTGGTCTACGTCGCCCGCAACCCAAAGGATGTGGCCGTCTCCTATTACCACTTCTACCGCATGGCCAAGGTGCACCCCGACCCTGGCACCTGGGACAGCTTCCTGGAGAAGTTCATGGCTGGGGAAGGTGGGGCTGACCCtggaggaaaggggtggggtggagctGAGGAGCACCCAGCTAAAACATGCCAACCTCTGTGTCCACGccccctgccctttcccccaGTGTCCTATGGGTCCTGGTACCAGCACGTGCAGGAGTGGTGGGAGCTGCGTCACACCCAGCCTGTTCTCTACCTCTTCTACGAGGACATAAAGGAGGTGAGACCGCCTGCTTCTGCTTCCCTCCATGTCACACGTAGGGAGGCAAGACCCTCGCAGCGACCTGCCAAGGCCCTCTCAGCACCCTCTCCCCTATGGCAGCCCACCCACCAGTCCTCCTGGATTCCCTGCCCAGGACTGAGCAGCAGCGCCCTGTACAGCTCTTATCTCCCAGCGCCTGAGTCAGCAACACGTGCACTCATCGATCAGCTAGTTACTGCCGTTGCTTCTCCTGGGGCCACAGTTATGAAAGAGGACTGTCCCTCCTCTCATCCAACAGGAACCAGACATCTGTAATAAAGGATCACAGGGCAGAAGGCAATCAAACCTGCCCTCGGGAAAGAGGACCAGAGAGTCAAGGGTCTGAGGTCTCTAAGCAGAAGTGGCCAGGTCCCCCCAGGGTTAGAAAGGGGCCTCCCTTCTGTTTGCTCAGCAAGCAATCCAAACCTCCACTGAGGAGCCCCTCTGCTGCTCCAGGACCCCAAAAGGGAGATTCAGAAGATCCTGGAGTTTGTGGGGCGCTCCCTGCCAGAGGAGACCGTGGATCACATCGTCCAGCAGGCGTCTTTCAAGGAGATGAAGAAGAACCCCATGACTAACTACAGCACCATACCCACCGACATCATGGACCACAGTGTCTCTGCCTTCATGAGGAAAGGTGAGAGCCGCCCCAGGGGGCAGGCATGGCATCTcgggagaggggaggagcagcAACTAGAGCCACCCTTCAGCCCTCAGGGCCGCCTCTGCAGCCAGTaccttcctcctgctccccctgcccgcgtgcctctcttctctccccaggcGCCACTGGGGACTGGAAATCCACCTTCACTGTGGCCCAGAATGAGCGCTTTGAAGCCAACTATGCCACGAAGATGGCAGGCTGCAGCCTCCACTTCCGCTGGGAGCTGTGAGTGGTGTTCATCAGGAGGAGCGGGAAACAAGCCCCATCGCGGCTTCAGGAATAAAATCTGATGTGTGTAAACAGAGAGTCTCTGCTGAAAGCAAAGAGCAAACCTGAGCTAAAAGGGCAAATGCCCACCGAGGCCACGTGAGACCATCTCCCCTGGTGGCCTCCAGCTCTCTCTtgtggggagggaaagaagggtCTAGAAAAGTAAACCCCAGGAGACATGGACAAGAAGGAAGAATATTTATTTGATCACAAAATCCTGTGCTGCGTCCGCCTCCGAGGGTGTCGGGAGGTTGCGCGTCTGCTAGGCCGCCTCACTTTTTCTTGGGCTCCTTACAAGCCACCACGTACCGCTGGGCCACGTTGAGGGGAGGGGAGTACCCGTCTGCATAGGAGGTATCTTCAAACAGGACCGAGTAGTCATCCTGGGGCTGCGGCAGGGGGCACACAAGACAAGACTGCTCAGAGGCCTCCAGGCGAGGCCCCCCAAGCCTAGGTTGCCAGGAACCTCTGGCTCATGGGCCCTCAGCCTCTCCTGTCCTCACAGTCACTCGTGAAGTCTGGATGTTTGCACCTAGTCCCTGTTACTACACAGCTCCTTCCTCAGCAGCAAGGGCCAAGGGTAAGGGatgagggcagggagaagggagaggcgCCACCTACGTGGTGGACGTGACCGGAGGGTCTGGTGCCCAGGAGGCTGTGTTAAAGGGGCCGAGGGCAGCCTAGAGGGCAGCAGGCGAGAtcctggagggagaggggagagcagcCTTTAAGCCGCCAGCGGGTGACAGGTGACCAGGACGTCAGCAGTGTCCTCAAGGGCACGAGGGAAAGCAGCTCAGCCCGGGCGCGCGCAGCGGTGCGGGAGGCAAGGGCTCCAAGGCAGGCCCTGCGCACGGAGCTTCCCCTCTCAACGCAGGAGCGAGCTTAGGCTAGCGTGCGCGTCAGGTCCCTCCGGCTCGGGGCGTGCTGAGGCGCTGACGCTTGGAACGACGAGGGCTGGCTGGTGCTGCCCTAGAGGGCCGGGCTGCAGGGCAGACTAAGCAGAAGACAAAGGGCAACTCGCAGGACCCTCCTAGTTCAGAGAGGCTATAAGATGAGGCGAGGGGGGAAGGAAAGTAGAAGATGACTCGGTGACCCAGCTGCTCCTGGTGTCAGGCACCGTCCCTCCCGTGGCGGCTGCCTTACCCGTTGTGGGGGCGTGTGGATCAGAGCACGGTAGAAGCAGGTGGTCTGGGGATACAAGGCCAGCACGAGCTGCTCCTTCTGGAATAAGGCTTCGGGGTCCGTCTCCGGGTTGGCCTTCCACTGGGGCAGTGGGATGATCCGCCGGCGGCTCAGGGTGTGTCTCCTGGGGGGCGGTGGGCTCAGGTCAGCCCCTGCCAGGTGGGGGCCCCACCCCAGCAGCGTGGCTGCCCCCGGGCCCCCGCAGCCtggcccccctccccacacactcacTCTTTGCCTTCTTCGTCAATGTCATCTACCTCGTACCTGCGGGTGAACAAAGGGAAAGGGACGGATACGGGGAGGTGCAGAGACCAAGTTGGGGAGCCGTGAGGAAAGGGGGGGAGGAGCCCGCGAAGCCCACTGCTTCACATGCCGTCCCATCCCCACAGGCCCCCTGGGGAAGCTGCTTTTCTCCCATCCTGCAGACGGGTGAGGGTGGCAGCCCACGTGGGTGTGGTGACAGGAGAGCAGCCCACAGGGCTGGGTGTCCACTCACTTGTTGGTGGCGTGGCTGTAACTGACCACCTCGGCCAGGATCCACTGCTCGTCCCCATCCACGGCCTTCACCCGGGCAGCCACCTTGTCCCCGGGTTTGGCCACGTAGTCCCCAGAGGCTGGAATGGCCCCACAGAGGGGTGGCGGCCTGAGGTCGGAATAAAACGTCAGTCCCAGCCCCTTCCTTGCCAGTGCACCCCCCCCCCCTGCCGCCCGACCCTGGGCGCGCCCTCACTTGTCACCAGGCTTCCCGATCCACAGGGGCAAGGTCATGGCTGACTGCTGCAGCAAGGTCATCAGCACCCCTCTGCGCATGGTCTTCCGAGGGGGCTCCGAGTCATTGTACAGGCCCGCGATCTTGGCCGCTGTGGGAAAGCAGTGAGCCCTTGAGACACCAGGGACAGGGTGCCCGCCCCCAGGCCCATGTGCATCGGGCTGTCAGAGCTCAGCCTGCAGCCCTACCACCCGCGTTAGCACCAAGGGCCCAGGTGCCATCCTGCCCCTTCCACCAGGTGCCCACAGTGAGGCTGCCCAGACGGACAGGTGGGGACAGGAGGGTGGATACCCTAGGGGGAAGGAACTACCAAGGGCAAAAGCTGGGACTCTGGGGTGCTGggcatgttctatttcttgatctgggtgttgGTTACATCCGTGTTGTTCAGTTAGTGGGAGTTTCAGTGAAGCGTATGCTCACTTATGTGTGCTCTTGTATAAATGTATGTTGtaattcaagaaaagaaaacaaattttcaaatGTGGACAGACCCTTGACCTCCTCAGGCATGGTACAACACACCCAGCCACTTCACACAAAGCCAGCTGGCAGTGTGGCAGCATTTTTGATGGGTGGGGAGTTGCGCACACTGGGTTCACCGGGGCAAGAGAGGTGGGAAAGCCATAGCAGCCTGAGGGATCTGGAAGCCAGCTCCTCGTGTAGGTAAACTCCACGTGGAAGGCTGGCCTCAAGCACCCAGGGTGCAGCTCTCAATACACAGCCAGGTTCTCCCCACAGCAAGAAATGGGAgtgcgggaaaaaaaaaaaaaaaaaaaaagaaatgggagtgCGAGTGGGTGGCAGCTGGAAGGCAGGAGGTGACTGCCCCAGGCAGCAGAGGGAGCAGGGTCATCCGCTCTGCAGGGAGCACCGGGGACCATCCCcattcccctcccagccccaggctgaCCAGGCGCTTCTCTGTCAGAAGCCCCCGGAACCATCCCATCGGACTGAGGTCAGAGGCTCCCCCACAGGGAGACCTGACTGCTGCTCTCAGGAACCTTCACTCCGCCTGGTCAAGGAACGCTGGCCTTGTCGTCTGGAACTCACCAATCCGCCTCTCTTCCAACAGAGACTTGATTTCCGCAATCTTATCGAGGGCTTTCCGGAGGATGCtgagggcagggagaagggagagaagcgGTCTGGATGAAGCATGAAGCACAGGTTTCCTTCTCTCGTTACGGCAGGCTGGCTAACTCAGACCAACCGCTACTGGAAACTATAAACCCTAAGCGCgtgttttttaatcttaaaagcaTAAAAGAACTGATGAGACAGGAGGAAGCAGCAGGCCAAAAAACCTAAGAGGGTCCCGGAGAGGTAAGCAAAGCAGAGAGCTGCTTTTGCCCAAGTGCATCTGACAAATCCTGAAGAAGTGTTGCTGGGTGCCGGCAGCCTCTAACAACCTTTGAGATTCGGAGGACAGAAGTTAAAACTTGGGGTCTGCCCTAGTGGCACACGTAGAAGAGACACTCCAGAGGACTGCAGGGAGTTGTCTCGGctcagagcagggctgggggtggagggaactCGTCCCCAAAAGGCTGCAGCCCCAGGAAGCCTCTGGAGTTCGATTACAGGGGTTCCAAGCAAGCTGGCAGAAGTGCACACAAAAATCCTTGCGGGAAGAAGGCTTCTTTATCCTAGACCTCGGAAAACCTCCCCCAAAGAATATCTCAACAGCAATAAGCAGCAGAGAATCCACTTCAGGTCATTTATTCTCCAGCCCATTCCTCTAGCAAACCTTTAGTAAGTGCCCACATTTCCGAAGGCCTTGGTTCAGCAGGAGGGAGACCCATGAGAACACAGCACAATAGTGTCTGCCACGGAGGTGTCCCGGCGCAGTGACTCTTGTGAACTCATCAGGCAAAGGCCAGAAGACAGGGCAAGGGGCAGCCTTGGCAGAGGAACTGGGCAGACCAAAGCAGGAGGGATGAACACCTTGCCGACAGGCTTGGAGCATCGAAGCTCAGCATGGCTGGTGTCGGACGTGGAGATGGCTCAGCCAGAGCCACCTCGGGCTTGTGAGTGAGCACTGGGACGACGGGGCAATCAGGCAtcgaggaaagcaggggaggagtAAAAGCCAGCAGGCCAAAGGGAACTTGCAAAGTCTGATCGTTGCTGCTGGGCCTGTTTGGaagacatccttttttttttttttttttggcacacgggcttagttgctccgtagcacgtgggatcttcctggagctgggatcgaacccgtgacctctgcattgtcaggtggattcccaaccactgtgccacctaggaagccctggaggaCATCCTTTTATGTAGCATGTCCTAAGCTGTATTCTGTGAGATAT
The genomic region above belongs to Hippopotamus amphibius kiboko isolate mHipAmp2 chromosome 9, mHipAmp2.hap2, whole genome shotgun sequence and contains:
- the SLX1A gene encoding structure-specific endonuclease subunit SLX1 isoform X1, producing the protein MDPAGGAARPGRFFGVYLLYCLNPRHRGRVYVGFTVNPARRVQQHNRGRKKGGAWRTSGRGPWEMVLIVHGFPSAVAALRFEWAWQHPQASRRLAHVGPRLRSEAAFAFHLRVLAHMLRAPPWARLPLTVRWLRADFRQDLCPLPPPHVPLAFGPPPPGAPAPRRHAGPAADPESCESDAEARCTLCARELQDEEGPLYCPHPGCSLRAHVICLAEEFLQEEPEQLLPLEGQCPGCKNSLLWGDLIWLCRMGTEEEEEDSELEEEHWTDMLET
- the SLX1A gene encoding structure-specific endonuclease subunit SLX1 isoform X2: MDPAGGAARPGRFFGVYLLYCLNPRHRGRVYVGFTVNPARRVQQHNRGRKKGGAWRTSGRGPWEMVLIVHGFPSAVAALRFEWAWQHPQASRRLAHVGPRLRSEAAFAFHLRVLAHMLRAPPWARLPLTVRWLRADFRQDLCPLPPPHVPLAFGPPPPGAPAPRRHAGPAADPESCESDAEARCTLCARELQDEEGPLYCPHPGCSLRAHVICLAEEFLQEEPEQLLPLEGQCPGSWPGGGLWS
- the LOC130861278 gene encoding sulfotransferase 1A1, translating into MELIQDTSRPPLEYVKGIPLIKYFAEALGSLQSFEAWPDDLLISTYPKSGTTWVSEILDLIYQRGDLEKCQRAPIFIRVPFLEFKVPGVPTGIETLEDTPAPRLLKTHLPLTLLPQSLLDQKVKVVYVARNPKDVAVSYYHFYRMAKVHPDPGTWDSFLEKFMAGEVSYGSWYQHVQEWWELRHTQPVLYLFYEDIKEDPKREIQKILEFVGRSLPEETVDHIVQQASFKEMKKNPMTNYSTIPTDIMDHSVSAFMRKGATGDWKSTFTVAQNERFEANYATKMAGCSLHFRWEL
- the SGF29 gene encoding SAGA-associated factor 29, whose protein sequence is MALVSADSRIAELLTELHQLIKQTQEERSRSEHNLVNIQKTHERMQTENKISPYYRTKLRGLYTTAKADAEAECNILRKALDKIAEIKSLLEERRIAAKIAGLYNDSEPPRKTMRRGVLMTLLQQSAMTLPLWIGKPGDKPPPLCGAIPASGDYVAKPGDKVAARVKAVDGDEQWILAEVVSYSHATNKYEVDDIDEEGKERHTLSRRRIIPLPQWKANPETDPEALFQKEQLVLALYPQTTCFYRALIHTPPQRPQDDYSVLFEDTSYADGYSPPLNVAQRYVVACKEPKKK